Part of the Thermococcus barossii genome is shown below.
ACTGCGGAACCACAGGGGGAGTGTTCTACGACTCCTACAACATAGCCGGCCCGATAGACGAGATAATCCCGGTGGACGTCTACGTTCCCGGCTGCCCCCCGAGGCCCGAGGCGATAATAGACGGCGTTGTGAAGGCCTGGCTCAAACTGGAGAAGCTGGAAAAGGAGCTGGAGGGGAAGAAAGAATGAGGGAATCAATGAGCGCGGAAGAGGTCCTCAAGAGGCTCCAGGATGCACTCGGTGAGGCCCTCCTGTCTCACGAGGTAAGGGAGTACACGATGGGCGTCAGGAGGAAGAGGACTTATCAGGAGCTATGGATAGAGATAGACCCGAAGGCCTTCAGAAGAGCCGTCGAGGTCATGTTCGAACTCGACTACCCGCACCTGCACTTCATAACCGGAGAGGACGATGGAGGCGACTCCCTGAGGATGGTTTACTCCTTCGGCCTGTTCTGGGCCGTCCCCTGGGGAGAGCTCAGCATCACCATGCGCTTCAACCTTCCGAAGGATAACCTCGTCCTGCCCACGATAACCGACCTGATGCCCGGGGCGGAGACCAACGAGAGGGAAATCAGGGAGATGCTCGGCGTTGAGTTCGAGGGCCTGAAGAACAAGAGGCATCTCTTCCTCCCCGACGACTGGCCGGAGGGCAAGTACCCCTGGAGGAAGGACGAGTACGGTGTGGAGGACATGGTGAAGCACACCCACAAGAGCGTGAACGAGATAAGGAGGGGTGAGTGATGGCGAAGACCCAGTACTACGTCCCGGTCGGCCCGATTCATCCCGCCCTGAAGGAGCCGATAAGGGTCGAGGCCAAGGTCGAGGGGGAGAGGATAGTCGAGGTGGACGTCAAGAGGGGCTTCGCCCACAGGGGAATCGAGTACATGGGCATGAAGAGGAACGCCATACAGACCCTCTACCTCTCGGAGAGGATATGCGGAATCTGCTCGATATCGCACCCCTACGCCTTCGTCATAGGAAGTGAAAAGGCCCTGGGAATAGAGGCCCCGCCGAGGGCCCAGTACATAAGGACGATAATAGCCGAGCTGGAGAGAATTCACAGCCACATACTCTGGCTCGGTGTCGTTGCGCACGAGATGGGCTTTGACTCCCTCCTGTTCTGGACGTGGAAGGGCAGGGAGAAGGTCCTTGACATCCTAGAACTCCTCACGGGAAACAGGATAAACTACTCCGTGTTCATGATAGGCGGCGTCAGGAGGGACATAACGGAAAGCCAGGCAAAAGCCGTGAGGGACATGATAAACTACTACAGGATATTCACGGAGGAGATGAAGGACGTCTTCCTTTCGGATCCCGTGTACAAGGCAAGGACAAGGGGAGTGGCCCAGCTCTCGAAGGATATGGCGAAGAAGCTCAACGCCGTCGGACCCGTCGCCAGGGCGGCAGGGCTGAGGATGGACGTCAGGCAGGACAACCCCTACGACGCCTACGCGGACATCGGGGTTAGAGCAGTGGTTCCCCAGGACATAGTCGGTGAGGCCAGGGGGGACGCGTACGACATCACCCTGGTCAGGATATACGAGATAGAGCAGAGCCTCGACATAATCGAGTTCTGCCTCGACAACATGCCAGAGGGCAAGATAATGGCCATCCCCAACTACGTGGCGCTCCTGGCCAAAATCAGGAGGAGCGAAGGTGAAGGAATCGGCATGCACGAGGCACCGCGCGGTGAGGTCATCCACTACTTCAAGTACGGCAACAAGCGCGACGGTCCTCTCGTCTGGAAGGTCATAGCGCCGAGCTACAACAACATCAACACGTGGGGTCCACTCCTCCTGGGTGCGGAGGTGGCGGACATACCCATCGTCGTCGCGTACATAGACCCGTGTATGTGCTGCAACGACAGGGTCGCAGTTGTGAGGGACGAGAACGGCAGGTTAATCGACCCCGCTACTCTGCACCTGAAGGCGGTTGAAAAAACACGGAAGCTCAGGGAAGAGCTGGGGGTGAGAGAATGACCCCCGAGACCCTAATCTACGCGTTCACCTTCCCGGTGCTGGGGGTCTTCCTCGGGCTGGTCTACAAGGGTATAGACAGGCGCTTCTCGGCGAGGCTGACTTCCAGAATAGGCCCGCCGATAAGGCAGCCCTTCTGGGACGTAG
Proteins encoded:
- a CDS encoding hydrogenase large subunit, with translation MAKTQYYVPVGPIHPALKEPIRVEAKVEGERIVEVDVKRGFAHRGIEYMGMKRNAIQTLYLSERICGICSISHPYAFVIGSEKALGIEAPPRAQYIRTIIAELERIHSHILWLGVVAHEMGFDSLLFWTWKGREKVLDILELLTGNRINYSVFMIGGVRRDITESQAKAVRDMINYYRIFTEEMKDVFLSDPVYKARTRGVAQLSKDMAKKLNAVGPVARAAGLRMDVRQDNPYDAYADIGVRAVVPQDIVGEARGDAYDITLVRIYEIEQSLDIIEFCLDNMPEGKIMAIPNYVALLAKIRRSEGEGIGMHEAPRGEVIHYFKYGNKRDGPLVWKVIAPSYNNINTWGPLLLGAEVADIPIVVAYIDPCMCCNDRVAVVRDENGRLIDPATLHLKAVEKTRKLREELGVRE
- a CDS encoding NADH-quinone oxidoreductase subunit C; its protein translation is MRESMSAEEVLKRLQDALGEALLSHEVREYTMGVRRKRTYQELWIEIDPKAFRRAVEVMFELDYPHLHFITGEDDGGDSLRMVYSFGLFWAVPWGELSITMRFNLPKDNLVLPTITDLMPGAETNEREIREMLGVEFEGLKNKRHLFLPDDWPEGKYPWRKDEYGVEDMVKHTHKSVNEIRRGE